The sequence TAATCCAAGTGAGAACAATGATCAACCATCGAGAGTCTTCCAATGCACTTTAACTCCCTTTATTTGAAGGTGTTGGCTCAGTGGTGGGTATTTACACTTGAGCAGATTTAAATTGTCTGGTACCAAAATTTTTCCCATTTGAATTCCATATTGAGATTTTTATTCCTATTCTGCAGATGAACAAGCTTGAAATGTACACATTTGTAATTCCTTAGGACCATTATTATCCTTTTGTACTGAGAAGGCAATGTTAAAGAGAGAACCTACCCTGTGCCTTGTTACACAAACCTGAAAGAATTTGTCTCCACTGCTTTATTCTGACCCATTAGAGAGATGTGATTCCAAGGAAAGACAAAGGACTACAAACGGGGCACTTGGTGACTTCATCCCAATGGGTGCTATGACTTTAAGCAAGTTTTTGATGATTGAATTATATACTGAGATTTCTAATGCTACCACACTCATGGAAAAGAGAAATTGACAGACTTGAAATTCCTTAGGAGAAGTATTATCCTCACATATAATGACAGTGAAAGTGGATCAAAACATTAGCCAGCTTTTTATTGTTGATGCTGAGATCCAAGGATGCAAACATTTTGTAACCAGACATGTTATTAACCTTGTCTTGTAACACAGTGCAACAGGGATCAACCTAGAGCTCAGCCTAGAGCTCAGCCTGTGGTAGGAAGAGTCAAAAGGATTGGGTTGTATTTTTGTTTCTGCAACTGACCCCCATGTGACATTCACCTCAGCGTGTCTCTGTTTCTAGGCCAATCAAACAGAGAGAGTCAGGGTGTGAAGGCTGGAAGTTCTTCAGCAACCTCAGAACTCCAGAGTTCAAAGCCCCTCACAAACACTCACTGGTGTTTCACACATGCACAGggttatcatcatcatcatcatgttcctattacgcctctggCATTTAGAGCAGTGACAAAGCTCCTTCACTCCTGTCTGCTTCTCgcaagtctttcagtggttccccagctttgccccaggtttttcagctcagcttccacagctcttcaccatgttgtttttGGTCGGCCTctttttcacttgccttcaggtaTCCATCTTACTGcaactctggtgatggaatcagtttccatccaaagcacacggctgatccatctccaatgcctcctggcTATGATGGTGcgcagatcctcttggctgcactgtgtcaatagatcttggtttgcaAAGGGTTGTATTCTTGGAATATTAATAAATTGTTGTTGGGATTAGACACCTCTGCACTGAGTCATACAGTCACTTTAAACAAAATGGAGGCCAAGCTCTGGTGTCGTTCAGTTAACGAGGTCATAACGTAAAGCCACACAATCTGGGTCTGTTTCATTTTCATTCGAATgtagttttgcatttttttttaaaacatttttattggaaAATGAAGGTGCCCCCTTGGTGTCAATCAGCAGAGTTGCTTCAACTTCACAGAGGTTCAGGGCCCCATCATCAAAGGAAGACTCCTCCAACTCATTCCTTGGACATGGAACCCCTCTCCCCCTTGTGGATATCTGTTACACTCTAAACAggatgctggttctggcaggaatGTTTTGTGCAGCATGCCCTATGGCTGGTCAAAGTTAATGTCAAATCCCATCCCACAGCCATCTCCTCCTTCCTCAAGAATGTGTGATTTTCATCTCTCCTCCACTCCTTGCTGGGCTCCATCAGCTGCGTTGTCTCAGAAGACATCCTTTTCTTGGCTGCTCCTGGATGGAGAGATCCTGACATAAAAGAACACTGCTTCCTTTCGCTCTCCACCATCCCGCTCCTTGACCCATGAGCAAATCTGATCTAGGCAACCCTTTGAGACGGCATTGGTGACCCAAGTGGAGGTCCAACTGTAGGTCACCTTTTGCTCACCATATGATGATATTGACCCATGGTCAGAGGGCCATCACGAAGGCCCATGCTCCACTTAAGTCCCTGTTAAGACCTAGTTGTAAGTTAAGCATGGGACTAAAGTTGTCTATAGGCATCATACCATCCCCCTGCCAAAGGGTGAATTTCAGGCTTAAGGTCCTGACAGGAAACACACTGGTGGCAATGGAATgatgctcattgacttcaaagggaattgGTTCTCACCCACTGGGAATGGAGGTGGTGAGAATGCAGAAAAATGGCTCCCTGCTTCCTGGCCAGTTTAGAATAAACTGCCCAATGTCCATAACCACAACCAGCATGAATTGGAAGGCTCAAATTGGATTCCTTTCATGACAGCCAGTTGTACTACTGATGTTGCTCAGAATCACCTTGACATTCATTATAATCGCAGCACCAATAAAGTCAGTGGAATGACATGAGAAATGTAGTTGGTCCATGCCATTTAAAGatgaaagaaagatgaagagtGCAACGTGCATGTCACGCCCTGTGAGGCTGAGATTAGCCCAATCATCACAACCCCTGAGGAAAACAGCTCCATCCAAAGAAGGATTTTGCAAGGCAATCAAGTTTGTTTGGTAACTAATTAGGACCGCCTCCACAAACGGCATCGCAGATCCTCCAGGCAGTCCTAGGAATGGTATAAAAGTGCTCACCACTCAGACCTCTTCTAAACACTTCTCCGGACTTCATCTCCTCGGTGAACTGGGTAAGTCCAATTCAACTCAATCACTTTTGAACTCTATAAATGTGACAGTAGGGGCTATTTCCATTTAAGATGGAACCTTTCATGTACTCACTGCGATATTTATTAGGATCAGGGTGTTCTCTCCTAATTATTTTGTGTAGTAATTCAGTTACAGGAGCTCGTGGATTCATGATTTTAAGCTAATAGGGGAATTTTAGGAGCAACATGTGCAATTGGGAAACACATTTCCTATTAATTGGAAATAGATTTAGGGCATTGAAATCTTTTCAGTAACTTTAGAAAGTCATTTAGCCATTTTTCACTTAGCTgtattaggaagaaactttcccaggTTAGTCCAGAAAGGGCCAAATCAGTGGTGTTTTACTTTCACCTGAAGCAGCTGTTACTCCTCACTCTTCGAGACAGGAGAATGGATGAAGTTGACAAGTGGTGAGATCCAGCctagcaattcctatgttcttctgAGCAGAAATACATATTGAAGATGCTtctcctcagatggtgtaatttAGTGTCGCTTCATGAAAGTCAGTGGACCTGAACCCCAGCTGAGGAGCTTGTCCTTAGTGATTTGTTTGGAGAAAAGTAAAGTTTTCTCTTTATTCATCAGCAAATTTTGGTGACTTCCAAGGTTTGGAAAACCAGAGAACTATACTGTGAAACCAGACTCAactggtttgcatgcagaggttAAATCCTCCAATGACAGGAAGTGATTACCATGATACCAGACATGTTCTCTTTGAGAAATGTCTAAAATGGACACAGAATCCCAGGTGCCCAGCATAGAAATAGTGACACTTGTTCCAGTCAGTGTTTTTCAGACAAAGCCATTGAGAGGGGCTCTAGGGGGTCGGTTGGGAGGGAAGTTTAGTGCGAGTGGACAGGAGGTGTAGAAAGAGGATATAGGAAGAAATACATGGCCATGAACACAGGGACTAAGgcccctctttctttctctcttgagCCACACTGAGCTTTGAAGCCTTTCTTCCAACAGCCCTTCTAACTTCTCTTTACTCTAATTCCtgttgtgtgtttcaggtttacctCCTTCCCAGAAAGATGACTTTCTCAGGCCTCTGCTATCCAGAATGCGGGGTGGCCCGGCCCAGTCCAGTCACTGGCAGCTGCAATGAGCCATGCGTTAGGCAATGCCCTGACTCTGAAGTGGTGATCAGACCCTCACCGGTTGTCGTGACCCTCCCAGGACCAATTCTCAGCACTTTCCCTCAGCAGAGCGGAGTGGGAGCCATAGGAGCACCTGTGGTTGAACCCGGTTTTGGGGGCTCATTGGGTCATGGGGGATTGTATGGCTATGGAGGCCATTATGGAGGATTGTATGGTTTAGGGGGATATGGTGGTTACGGCGGCCGTTACGGTTATGGGGGATTGGGCGGTTATGGTTATGGTTATGGGGGATTATGTGGTTCTGGGGGATTAGGCGGTTACCTGGGTGGTTATGGTTATGGGGGATTATGTGGTTCTGGGGTATCTTGCCATAGGTacctcagtggaagctgtgggccaTGTTAAACCCAGCAGGAAGATCCGTGGATGAAGGAAGAACCAGGAATTGAACAGCAAGAAACAGATTCACCCCTGACCTTTTGGGCatggctttcagaagtgctgtgcaaacatggctccagttgagctcagtgggagctgtgtttgCTCAGCACCTTGGTCTGATAGCCATGCTGCATTTCTAATGTTACGCTTTATGACTCTTTCAAGGCTTTGCCAGTGGAGTGCTGATTTTCATATTTACATATGGACTCATTCTGAATAACACACAGGCTGTTTACAGTAACTCCACAGTTTAAAGGAAATAGGGGCCTTAAGACAGGCATCAGTTACATTTATTACCATTTTAAGTCCCTTGAGCAAGGGAAAAAGAGACCTTGCTGTGAAGGAGAATTAGACCCCATCTGTTCTATCCTTTCCATCAATACGTATCTTTAGTGTTTCGCTTTGACCTTCTCTGCAGCAGACATTTAACTGAGAAGCTGTGTAGT is a genomic window of Lepidochelys kempii isolate rLepKem1 chromosome 1, rLepKem1.hap2, whole genome shotgun sequence containing:
- the LOC140907061 gene encoding feather keratin B-4-like — its product is MTFSGLCYPECGVARPSPVTGSCNEPCVRQCPDSEVVIRPSPVVVTLPGPILSTFPQQSGVGAIGAPVVEPGFGGSLGHGGLYGYGGHYGGLYGLGGYGGYGGRYGYGGLGGYGYGYGGLCGSGGLGGYLGGYGYGGLCGSGVSCHRYLSGSCGPC